In the Dioscorea cayenensis subsp. rotundata cultivar TDr96_F1 chromosome 12, TDr96_F1_v2_PseudoChromosome.rev07_lg8_w22 25.fasta, whole genome shotgun sequence genome, one interval contains:
- the LOC120273564 gene encoding germin-like protein 5-1, with product MRRIIFSFLAFVLTLSPVFADPDLLQDLCVADLNSTVKLNGFACKAAAAVNETDFFFAGLANPGSTNNTMGSLVTGANVEKIPGLNTLGVSMSRIDYAPGGLNPPHTHPRATEMVFVLDGSLDVGFITTTNKLISQTISKGDIFVFPRGLVHFQKNNGKVPAAVIAAFNSQLPGTQSIGATLFASTPSVPDAVLTKAFQVGTKEIEKIKSRLTPKKVI from the exons ATGAGGAGgatcatcttttcttttctcgcCTTCGTCCTCACCCTTTCCCCAGTCTTCGCTGATCCCGACTTGCTCCAGGACCTCTGCGTCGCCGATCTCAACTCGA CGGTGAAACTGAATGGTTTCGCTTGCAAGGCCGCGGCTGCCGTGAACGAGACGGACTTCTTCTTCGCAGGACTGGCCAACCCCGGTTCCACAAACAATACGATGGGTTCCCTGGTCACTGGGGCCAACGTGGAGAAGATCCCTGGCCTCAATACGCTCGGTGTGTCAATGTCGCGCATCGACTACGCCCCCGGTGGGTTGAACCCGCCTCACACCCACCCCCGCGCCACCGAGATGGTCTTCGTCCTCGATGGCAGCCTCGACGTGGGCTTCATCACCACGACGAACAAGCTCATTTCCCAGACCATCAGCAAAGGTGATATATTCGTCTTTCCCAGGGGGCTCGTCCATTTCCAGAAGAACAATGGCAAAGTTCCGGCGGCCGTAATCGCTGCCTTCAACAGCCAGCTACCTGGGACGCAGTCCATCGGTGCCACGCTCTTCGCATCAACGCCATCGGTGCCGGACGCTGTGTTGACCAAGGCGTTCCAGGTTGGAACCAAGGAGATCGAGAAGATCAAGTCCAGGCTGACCCCCAAAAAAGTGATTTAA